The following coding sequences lie in one Salvelinus fontinalis isolate EN_2023a chromosome 21, ASM2944872v1, whole genome shotgun sequence genomic window:
- the ssna1 gene encoding Sjoegren syndrome nuclear autoantigen 1 yields the protein MTQQGAALQTYNNELVKCIEELCSKRDELNRQIQLEEEEKGRLQHDIRVLTEKLSRVNESLARRLTARADFDRTIAETEAAYMKILESSQTLLSVLKKEAGNLGKATEPRGKDH from the exons ATGACCCAACAAGGAGCAGCGCTACAAACCTACAACAATGAGCTTGTCAAGT GTATCGAGGAGCTGTGCTCTAAGAGGGATGAGTTGAACCGTCAGATacagctggaggaggaggagaagggtcgTCTACAACACGACATTCGTGTCCTCACTGAGAAGCTAAGCCGCGTCAATGAGAGCTTGGCCAGACGACTCACCGCCCGCGCTGACTTTGACCGCACCATCGCTGAGACTGAGGCTGCCTATATGAAG ATTCTGGAGAGCTCTCAGACACTGCTGAGTGTACTAAAGAAGGAAGCGGGAAATCTCGGCAAAGCCACTGAACCCAGAGGGAAAGATCACTGA